One genomic window of Polyangium aurulentum includes the following:
- a CDS encoding deoxyhypusine synthase family protein, with translation MSDRNPHDQHAVRELSDGVEDKLVPLTALDPLAIKSFDEMLAAMSKTAFSGRSLGEAADVLTEMTLDPDCLVVATFSGAMTVAKMGLVIVRMIEAGMIHAIISTGALMAHGLSEAVGLTHYKANPQVSDEELFEKGYNRVYDTLEMEKNLNTIDEFVRAQLDKLDPNEPWSSEMICRQLGKALAEMGDSPGILRSAYLHNVPVYVPAFTDSEIGLDVAVWKLRQMHAKAGNDPNWAPFTHAEPPAYNPFLDLLSYARLIGSKKKLGIFTIGGGVPRNWAQQVGPFYDIVSHRLGVEVPTRPRFQYGIRICPEPVHWGGLSGCTYSEGVSWGKFVPPAEGGRYAEVYADATVAWPMLVRAVLERLEKRRAGQAAK, from the coding sequence ATGTCCGACCGAAATCCCCACGATCAACATGCGGTGCGGGAGCTGAGCGACGGCGTCGAGGACAAGCTCGTGCCGCTCACCGCGCTCGATCCTCTCGCGATCAAGAGCTTCGACGAGATGCTCGCGGCGATGAGCAAGACGGCCTTCAGCGGGCGCTCGCTGGGCGAGGCGGCCGACGTGCTCACGGAGATGACGCTGGATCCCGACTGCCTCGTCGTGGCCACGTTCTCGGGCGCGATGACGGTGGCGAAGATGGGCCTCGTCATCGTGCGCATGATCGAGGCGGGGATGATCCACGCGATCATCTCGACGGGCGCCCTGATGGCGCACGGCCTGAGCGAGGCCGTGGGGCTCACGCACTACAAGGCGAACCCCCAGGTGTCGGACGAGGAGCTGTTCGAGAAGGGCTACAACCGCGTCTACGACACGCTCGAGATGGAGAAGAACCTCAACACCATCGACGAGTTCGTGCGCGCGCAGCTCGACAAGCTCGACCCGAACGAGCCGTGGTCTTCGGAGATGATCTGCCGTCAGCTCGGCAAGGCGCTCGCGGAGATGGGCGACTCTCCGGGGATCCTGCGCAGCGCGTACCTGCACAACGTGCCCGTGTACGTGCCTGCGTTCACCGACAGCGAGATCGGCCTCGACGTGGCCGTGTGGAAGCTGCGTCAGATGCACGCGAAGGCGGGCAACGACCCGAACTGGGCGCCGTTCACGCACGCCGAGCCGCCGGCCTACAACCCGTTCCTCGACCTGCTGAGCTACGCGCGCCTCATCGGCTCGAAGAAGAAGCTCGGCATCTTCACGATCGGCGGCGGCGTGCCGCGCAACTGGGCGCAGCAGGTGGGCCCGTTCTACGACATCGTGAGCCACCGCCTCGGCGTCGAGGTGCCCACGCGCCCGCGCTTCCAGTACGGCATCCGCATCTGCCCCGAGCCCGTGCACTGGGGCGGCCTGTCGGGCTGCACGTACTCCGAAGGCGTGAGCTGGGGGAAGTTCGTCCCGCCGGCCGAAGGCGGCCGCTACGCCGAGGTGTACGCCGACGCGACCGTGGCCTGGCCGATGCTCGTGCGCGCGGTGCTGGAGCGGCTGGAGAAGCGTCGCGCCGGGCAGGCGGCGAAGTAG
- a CDS encoding DUF262 domain-containing protein: MQRTSRQQASPAVQPSLDTRLQTTSYRVQDLLDLLQEGRLRMAPFERAWRWAPEDVVALFDSLYRGYPVGALVFWKRRGEDALLVVDGQQRIMALAGALLARQEGDPRPPFDLHFDLERDTFTLTRTTLLSPSPKTEVPVRLLGDRWQLTRWFRAHPGDVMERVDELFWRIRSYQIPAYVVETEDEDAVRQVLRRVSTAGKPLGEADLFDALHGARGEALPGDLREVAERLLDTGFGEFSTEMILRSLRSILHQEGATEGDMHLPEGTTAAEALAHVERSLRRTIAFFREDVRIPFLQLVPYKPAILVLAAFFARYPAPSPRSRQLLSRWVWRSAVIGGLGGDAMPARSTLLALQDLRETAAVSALLGALPERPRTARRLDRFDARSARSKLDTLALFALGPMAFSTGQRVTMSTLFGASATHKGLPPLLHAPSGSNAELERRMSTIANRIAHPPIPARALRELHASEVPTDILESHGISRTAWKALREGDALGFLEARGERLAAHIEAFIEARAEWDQSDRPALTSLVIPDDE; this comes from the coding sequence ATGCAGAGGACGTCGAGGCAACAAGCCAGCCCGGCCGTGCAGCCGTCGCTGGACACGCGCCTCCAGACGACCAGCTACCGCGTCCAGGACCTGCTGGATCTCCTCCAGGAGGGTCGGCTGCGCATGGCGCCCTTCGAGCGCGCATGGCGCTGGGCCCCCGAGGACGTGGTCGCGCTCTTCGACAGCCTCTACCGCGGCTACCCCGTGGGCGCGCTCGTCTTCTGGAAGCGCAGGGGCGAAGACGCCCTGCTGGTCGTGGACGGGCAGCAGCGCATCATGGCGCTTGCGGGCGCTCTCCTCGCACGGCAGGAGGGAGATCCTCGCCCTCCCTTCGATCTCCACTTCGACCTGGAGCGCGACACATTCACGCTCACGCGCACCACGCTGCTGTCGCCGTCGCCGAAAACCGAGGTCCCTGTGCGCTTGCTGGGCGACAGGTGGCAACTCACCCGCTGGTTCCGTGCCCACCCCGGGGACGTGATGGAACGCGTGGACGAGCTCTTTTGGCGGATTCGCAGCTACCAGATACCCGCCTACGTGGTGGAGACGGAGGACGAGGACGCTGTCCGTCAGGTGCTTCGACGTGTGAGCACGGCCGGGAAGCCGCTCGGCGAGGCCGACCTCTTCGATGCCCTGCACGGCGCCCGGGGCGAGGCGCTCCCCGGCGACTTGCGTGAAGTTGCCGAGCGGCTCCTGGACACGGGCTTCGGCGAATTCTCCACCGAGATGATCCTCCGGTCCCTGCGCTCCATCCTGCATCAGGAGGGGGCCACCGAAGGCGATATGCACCTCCCCGAGGGCACGACCGCTGCGGAGGCCCTCGCCCACGTCGAGCGCTCGCTACGCCGGACGATCGCGTTCTTCCGCGAGGACGTCCGGATCCCGTTCCTCCAGCTCGTGCCCTACAAGCCGGCCATCCTCGTGCTGGCGGCCTTTTTCGCGCGATACCCTGCGCCCTCGCCGCGCTCACGTCAGCTCCTGTCGCGCTGGGTCTGGCGCAGCGCCGTCATCGGTGGGCTCGGGGGCGACGCGATGCCCGCCCGATCGACCCTCCTCGCCCTCCAGGACCTGCGCGAGACAGCCGCGGTGAGCGCCCTGCTCGGCGCCCTGCCAGAGCGCCCCCGGACGGCCCGACGGCTCGACCGATTCGACGCCAGGAGCGCCCGCTCCAAGCTCGATACGCTCGCGCTCTTCGCGCTTGGACCCATGGCGTTCTCGACCGGCCAGCGGGTGACGATGTCGACCCTGTTCGGCGCATCCGCCACGCACAAGGGCTTGCCCCCGCTCCTTCATGCGCCATCAGGCTCGAATGCCGAGCTCGAGCGACGCATGAGCACCATCGCCAACCGCATCGCCCACCCGCCCATCCCCGCGCGTGCCCTGCGAGAGCTTCACGCGAGCGAAGTGCCGACGGACATCCTCGAAAGTCACGGGATCAGCCGAACGGCATGGAAGGCGCTGCGCGAGGGGGACGCCCTCGGGTTCCTGGAGGCGCGTGGCGAGAGGCTCGCAGCGCACATCGAGGCATTCATCGAGGCCCGCGCCGAGTGGGATCAGAGCGATCGCCCCGCCTTGACGTCGCTCGTCATCCCGGACGACGAATGA
- a CDS encoding ferritin-like domain-containing protein: protein MTSSNHIARILRHVLSLSLPPLVGACGGITTDDFEPVACGADGQIEYLAGVEPKASADYVELRRLADLAGGGPSAVASMGTKCVNATDKAACEAKIAEVTADQGFLLGDCVDICMHHVLIVNTGDDVQVLGTREEVNAWLGPIDAPADAVLVASLAGYSVACNQPDLGGVRAVGSTYEVLGTSYTSSCTPIEEKLFVLGVSEDGKLTEVESEVINSDASACVGRRPAGLSQSEGRGTSTVGAFFANVARLEAASVYAFEALEEELLHHGAPAELVERARMARQDEVRHARVMQRVSARHGGRFEEPRVEKRPVRSLEEIAIENAAEGCVRETFGALVGMWQAEFARDGDVRRVMKRIAEDETRHAELSWAVDAWARQRLSPEAWARVEEARREALVEIAAEAERGYDDELVEIAGMPTQEAAVRLAMHFTGAIGQA, encoded by the coding sequence ATGACTTCCTCGAACCATATCGCCAGAATCCTGCGTCACGTCCTTTCGCTCTCGCTGCCGCCCCTCGTGGGCGCCTGCGGCGGGATCACCACCGACGACTTCGAGCCCGTGGCCTGCGGGGCCGACGGGCAGATCGAATATCTGGCCGGGGTCGAACCGAAGGCCTCCGCCGATTACGTCGAGCTGCGACGGCTCGCCGACCTGGCGGGCGGAGGACCGAGCGCCGTCGCTTCCATGGGAACGAAATGCGTGAATGCCACGGACAAGGCCGCGTGCGAGGCGAAGATCGCGGAGGTGACGGCCGATCAGGGCTTCCTCCTGGGCGACTGCGTCGACATTTGCATGCACCATGTCCTGATCGTCAACACGGGCGACGACGTGCAGGTCCTCGGCACGCGGGAAGAGGTCAATGCGTGGCTCGGGCCCATCGACGCGCCCGCGGATGCGGTGCTCGTCGCGTCGCTCGCGGGCTACTCCGTCGCTTGCAACCAGCCCGATCTGGGCGGCGTCCGCGCCGTCGGGAGCACCTACGAGGTGCTCGGGACGAGCTACACGTCCTCGTGCACCCCGATCGAAGAGAAGCTCTTCGTCCTCGGGGTCTCGGAGGATGGCAAATTGACGGAGGTCGAGTCCGAGGTGATCAACTCGGACGCGAGCGCCTGCGTCGGGCGCAGGCCCGCGGGGCTCTCGCAAAGCGAGGGCCGGGGCACGAGCACCGTCGGCGCCTTTTTCGCGAACGTGGCCAGGCTCGAAGCGGCGAGCGTGTACGCATTCGAGGCGCTCGAGGAGGAGCTTCTGCACCACGGGGCGCCCGCGGAGCTCGTCGAGCGGGCTCGAATGGCGCGGCAGGACGAGGTCCGGCACGCGCGGGTGATGCAGCGTGTCTCGGCGCGTCACGGCGGGCGCTTCGAGGAGCCGCGCGTGGAGAAGAGGCCGGTGCGGTCGCTCGAGGAGATCGCGATCGAGAATGCGGCCGAGGGGTGCGTGCGCGAGACGTTCGGCGCGCTCGTCGGGATGTGGCAGGCCGAGTTTGCCCGGGATGGGGACGTTCGCCGCGTGATGAAGCGCATTGCGGAGGACGAGACGCGGCACGCCGAGCTATCGTGGGCGGTCGACGCGTGGGCCCGTCAGAGGCTATCGCCCGAGGCCTGGGCGCGTGTGGAGGAAGCGCGGCGAGAGGCGCTCGTGGAGATCGCAGCGGAGGCCGAGCGCGGCTACGACGACGAGCTCGTGGAGATCGCCGGAATGCCTACGCAGGAAGCGGCCGTGCGTCTGGCGATGCATTTCACCGGCGCGATCGGCCAGGCTTAG
- a CDS encoding WD40 repeat domain-containing serine/threonine protein kinase: MSTTIIATDAGRASDPNSTAEEAEAPAPPLVLGASLHQYEIIRPLGRGGMGEVYLARDTRLGRLVALKLLHHHSGSGARRFLSEARLTAQVSHENIVVIHELGEHEGMPYMVLEYLEGQTLQQWMDARKERAGLPPRRVAELLIPVARALVCAHAQGVVHRDLKPSNIMLTASGATKVLDFGIAKRVGAQGPAAPGRKGEGDRLSVTDQGALLGTLPYMSPEQWGRDEVDHRADIWAMGIILAELSLGRHPLAPLSIGVLNSVAIIDLPMPSARELRPDLGKLGSIIDRCLRKRKEDRLGSARELLEELEAMAPTARRTAGDEEENPYPGLSAFRESDAGRFFGRTRAVTEVVHRLGERPLLAIVGPSGAGKSSFVRAGVIPALERTGDAWESFCVRPGQRPLAALAELILGHAWQTSTKDGDGQRGEAAALGDRDAIAEKLRVEPGLLGAQMRARARRRLSRILLFVDQLEEVYTLAPEDERAAFFACLGGAADDVGSPLRVVVAIRSDFLDRVAEAHAASTGLGRGILLLPPMDREGLREALLRPLEAVEYRFEHGALVEEMVRTLEHTAGALPLLQFTAARLWECRDRERRMLTEASYREIGGVEGTLAGHAESVLRAMSAGERRLSRAILLRLVTPERTRALATLGELRGLSSLPAEVDPVLERLVDARLLTVEGRGDDGATVEIVHESLIARWPTLSQWVRDNQEDAAFLARLRGAAREWQASGEADDALWRGRAAEEAGLWYAQHRGELGNLEDRYVRAVIELAERTRRKRRTLVLSGFAALLLVAAGMSSLAWQKSRISAVATQQAALAQREAERAQAEAERARNAMRLAVARGHEDNPMMVLALLREIEGREPPPGWSALAKRAMDAGVPRAVLDHGAVVTSVSWSPDGARVASAAIDKTVRIWNADGTGEPVLLHGHADQVWSVAFSPDGARLATASWDGTVRVWNAEGKGEPLVLAGHSRQVLSVAWSPDGKRIASTSADRTVRVWNAEGKGEPLVLQGHADMVYSASWSPDGARIATASRDKTVRVWNAGGAGDPLGSTSHDAAVYFVAFSPDGARLASASANGSVRVWRADGQDEPRVIHEHTGIAFSVAWSPDGARIVSGSADATVTISNADGKSARVVRAHAMPIYSVAFSPDGAHFATGSQDKTVRVWSAGVRSSPHVLQGHTENVTSVSWSPDGARIASGALDDTVRVFRADGDGEPLVFGGNAGKVHSTAWSPDGARVAAACEDGAVRVWDAHGKGEPRVLRADGGKVHSTAWSPDGARIAVTHSDGTVRVFRADGKGEPLVLRGHEGAVHGASWSPDGARIASASHDRSVRVFRADGKSEPTLLQGHEGPVECVAWSPDGRRIVSGSQDDTLRVWNADGKGEPLVLRGHIAAVLGVAWSPDGGRIASVSGDRTVRVWSAEGKGEPLVLEGHTGLVTGVSWSPDGTRIVSASTDDTLRIWNNLDPLAPGDPRLWAATDYCPPVPERQRLLGVSEEQAREDQARCVRRTGR; this comes from the coding sequence ATGAGCACGACGATCATCGCGACGGATGCCGGGCGAGCGTCGGATCCGAATTCCACCGCCGAGGAGGCCGAAGCCCCGGCGCCTCCCTTGGTCCTCGGCGCCTCGCTGCACCAGTACGAGATCATCCGCCCCCTCGGGCGAGGTGGGATGGGCGAGGTGTACCTCGCGCGCGACACGAGGCTCGGGCGGCTCGTCGCGCTGAAGCTCCTGCACCATCACAGCGGCAGCGGGGCGCGGCGGTTTCTGTCCGAGGCCCGGCTCACCGCGCAGGTGAGCCACGAGAATATCGTGGTGATCCACGAGCTGGGCGAGCACGAGGGCATGCCCTACATGGTGCTCGAATACCTCGAGGGGCAGACCTTGCAGCAATGGATGGACGCCCGCAAGGAGCGCGCCGGCCTGCCCCCGCGGCGCGTCGCGGAGCTATTGATCCCGGTCGCCCGCGCGCTCGTGTGCGCGCACGCGCAGGGCGTCGTTCACCGCGATCTGAAGCCGTCGAACATCATGCTGACGGCCTCGGGGGCGACCAAGGTCCTCGATTTCGGCATTGCCAAGCGCGTGGGCGCGCAGGGCCCCGCCGCGCCGGGGCGGAAGGGGGAGGGCGACCGGCTCTCCGTGACCGATCAAGGCGCGCTCCTCGGGACCTTGCCTTATATGTCGCCCGAGCAATGGGGGAGGGACGAGGTCGATCACCGCGCCGACATCTGGGCGATGGGCATCATCCTCGCCGAGCTTTCTCTCGGCCGGCACCCGCTCGCGCCGCTCTCCATCGGCGTCCTGAACAGCGTGGCGATCATCGACCTTCCAATGCCGAGCGCGCGCGAGCTGCGCCCGGATCTCGGAAAGCTCGGCTCCATCATCGATCGGTGCCTGCGAAAGCGCAAAGAGGACCGGCTGGGCAGCGCGCGCGAGCTTCTGGAGGAGCTCGAGGCAATGGCTCCCACCGCCCGTCGCACGGCGGGCGACGAGGAGGAAAACCCTTATCCGGGCCTCTCGGCGTTCCGGGAGAGCGACGCGGGCCGATTCTTCGGGCGCACGCGCGCCGTCACCGAGGTCGTGCACAGGCTCGGCGAGCGGCCGCTGCTCGCCATTGTAGGGCCTTCGGGGGCGGGGAAGTCGTCATTCGTGCGCGCCGGCGTGATCCCTGCGCTCGAGCGCACGGGTGACGCCTGGGAGTCGTTCTGCGTGAGGCCGGGCCAGAGGCCGCTGGCGGCGCTCGCGGAGCTCATCCTCGGGCATGCGTGGCAAACCTCGACGAAGGACGGCGACGGGCAGCGGGGCGAGGCCGCGGCGCTCGGCGATCGTGACGCGATCGCCGAAAAGCTCCGCGTCGAGCCTGGCCTCCTGGGCGCGCAGATGCGCGCGCGGGCTCGCCGCAGGCTGTCGCGCATTCTGCTCTTCGTCGACCAGCTCGAGGAGGTGTACACGCTCGCCCCCGAGGACGAGCGCGCGGCATTCTTCGCCTGCCTCGGCGGCGCGGCCGACGACGTGGGCTCGCCGCTGCGCGTGGTGGTCGCGATCCGCTCCGATTTCCTCGATCGCGTGGCCGAGGCGCACGCGGCCTCGACGGGGCTCGGCCGAGGCATCTTGCTCCTGCCGCCGATGGATCGCGAGGGCCTGCGCGAGGCGCTTTTACGGCCGCTCGAGGCCGTGGAATACCGTTTCGAGCATGGCGCGCTGGTCGAGGAAATGGTGCGCACGCTCGAGCACACGGCGGGCGCGCTGCCTCTCCTGCAATTCACGGCCGCCAGGCTCTGGGAATGCCGCGACAGGGAGCGGCGCATGCTCACCGAGGCGAGCTACCGCGAGATAGGCGGCGTCGAGGGCACGCTGGCGGGGCACGCGGAGTCGGTGCTGCGGGCGATGTCGGCGGGCGAGCGCAGGCTCTCGCGTGCGATTCTGTTGCGCCTGGTGACGCCGGAGCGAACGCGCGCGCTCGCCACGCTGGGTGAGCTGCGCGGGCTCTCTTCTCTGCCGGCCGAGGTGGATCCGGTGCTCGAGCGCCTCGTCGACGCGCGTCTGCTCACGGTGGAGGGCAGGGGAGACGACGGCGCCACGGTGGAGATCGTCCACGAATCGCTGATCGCGCGCTGGCCGACGCTCTCGCAATGGGTCCGCGACAACCAGGAGGACGCCGCGTTCCTCGCGAGGCTCCGGGGCGCCGCCAGGGAATGGCAAGCGAGCGGCGAGGCCGACGACGCTTTATGGCGCGGCCGAGCGGCGGAGGAGGCGGGGCTCTGGTACGCGCAGCACCGGGGCGAGCTGGGAAACCTCGAGGACCGCTACGTGCGGGCCGTGATCGAGCTGGCCGAGCGCACGCGGAGAAAGCGGCGCACGCTCGTCCTCTCGGGATTCGCGGCCCTCTTGCTCGTGGCGGCGGGGATGTCCTCCCTGGCCTGGCAAAAGAGCCGGATCAGCGCCGTGGCGACGCAGCAGGCCGCGCTCGCGCAGCGCGAGGCCGAGCGGGCGCAGGCCGAGGCCGAGCGGGCCCGCAATGCAATGCGTCTGGCCGTCGCGCGCGGGCACGAGGACAATCCGATGATGGTGCTCGCCCTCCTGCGCGAGATCGAGGGACGGGAGCCTCCGCCGGGCTGGTCGGCGCTGGCGAAGCGCGCCATGGACGCCGGCGTTCCGCGCGCGGTGCTCGATCACGGCGCGGTCGTCACCTCCGTCTCGTGGAGCCCCGACGGCGCCCGCGTCGCCTCTGCGGCGATCGACAAGACCGTGCGAATATGGAACGCCGACGGCACAGGCGAGCCCGTCCTTCTCCACGGGCACGCCGATCAGGTCTGGTCCGTGGCCTTCAGCCCCGACGGCGCGCGCCTCGCAACGGCCTCCTGGGACGGGACCGTGCGGGTCTGGAATGCCGAGGGCAAAGGCGAGCCGCTCGTCCTCGCCGGGCATTCTCGGCAGGTCCTTTCGGTCGCCTGGAGCCCCGACGGCAAGCGCATCGCCTCGACCTCCGCGGACAGGACCGTGCGGGTCTGGAATGCCGAGGGCAAAGGCGAGCCGCTCGTCTTGCAGGGCCACGCCGACATGGTCTATTCCGCGTCGTGGAGCCCCGACGGCGCGCGCATCGCGACGGCCTCCCGGGACAAGACCGTGCGGGTGTGGAATGCGGGCGGCGCGGGAGATCCCCTCGGCTCGACCTCGCACGACGCGGCCGTCTATTTCGTGGCCTTCAGCCCCGACGGCGCGCGCCTCGCATCGGCCTCCGCGAACGGCTCGGTGCGGGTATGGCGCGCCGATGGCCAGGACGAGCCGCGCGTGATTCACGAGCACACCGGGATTGCGTTTTCCGTCGCGTGGAGCCCGGACGGCGCCCGTATCGTCTCGGGCTCCGCGGACGCGACCGTGACGATATCGAACGCAGACGGCAAGAGCGCCAGGGTCGTGCGCGCGCACGCGATGCCCATTTATTCGGTGGCCTTCAGCCCGGATGGCGCGCATTTCGCGACGGGCTCGCAAGACAAGACCGTGCGCGTGTGGAGCGCGGGGGTGCGCAGCAGCCCTCACGTCCTCCAGGGGCACACGGAGAACGTCACTTCGGTCTCATGGAGCCCGGACGGCGCCCGCATCGCCTCGGGGGCATTGGACGACACCGTGCGCGTCTTTCGCGCCGACGGCGACGGCGAGCCGCTCGTTTTCGGCGGGAATGCAGGGAAAGTCCATTCGACGGCGTGGAGCCCGGACGGCGCCCGCGTCGCCGCGGCCTGCGAGGACGGCGCCGTGCGGGTATGGGACGCCCATGGCAAAGGCGAGCCTCGCGTCCTCCGCGCGGACGGCGGAAAGGTCCATTCGACGGCGTGGAGCCCGGACGGCGCCCGCATCGCCGTGACCCATTCCGACGGGACCGTGCGTGTCTTTCGCGCCGACGGCAAGGGCGAGCCGCTCGTCCTCCGCGGGCACGAAGGCGCCGTTCACGGAGCGTCGTGGAGCCCGGACGGCGCGCGCATCGCCTCGGCGTCGCATGACAGGAGCGTGCGCGTCTTTCGCGCCGACGGCAAGAGCGAGCCCACGCTCCTCCAGGGGCACGAGGGCCCTGTCGAATGCGTGGCGTGGAGCCCCGACGGCCGCCGGATCGTCTCGGGCTCCCAGGACGACACGCTGCGCGTATGGAATGCCGACGGCAAAGGCGAGCCGCTCGTTTTACGGGGCCATATCGCGGCGGTGCTGGGCGTCGCGTGGAGCCCGGACGGCGGCCGGATCGCGAGCGTCTCCGGCGACAGGACCGTGCGCGTGTGGAGCGCGGAAGGCAAGGGCGAGCCCCTGGTCCTCGAGGGTCATACGGGGCTCGTCACGGGAGTTTCATGGAGCCCCGATGGCACCCGTATCGTGTCGGCCTCCACCGACGACACCCTGCGCATATGGAATAACCTCGACCCGCTCGCGCCGGGCGATCCGCGCCTCTGGGCGGCCACCGATTACTGCCCGCCCGTCCCCGAGCGCCAGCGCCTGCTCGGGGTGAGCGAGGAGCAGGCGCGCGAGGACCAGGCGCGCTGCGTGCGCCGCACGGGCCGCTAA
- a CDS encoding undecaprenyl-diphosphate phosphatase, translating to MTWLDAMLLGLLEGLTEFLPVSSTGHLILLGSWLGHDDEAAKTMEVVIQLGAVLAVVVYYRARLASLVRGFIAGDAASRRIVAAIAVAFMPAAVLGFLLHGHIKEHLFGAPPVGAALIVGGVVMIAIELLRRNKPQPSAAGDELEQITPKRALVIGVSQCFALWPGASRSMTSIVGGQLAGMGTPAAAEFSFLLAIPTLGAAALYDLAKGWRALAASPSGPTALVVGLVVSFVVALLVIAAFLRYLRRFGLAPFGAYRIALGALVLLLPMAAR from the coding sequence ATGACGTGGCTCGACGCGATGCTCCTCGGCCTCCTCGAGGGGCTCACCGAGTTTCTGCCGGTGTCCTCCACCGGACACTTGATCCTCCTCGGCTCGTGGCTCGGCCACGACGACGAGGCGGCCAAGACGATGGAGGTCGTCATCCAGCTCGGCGCCGTGCTCGCCGTCGTCGTCTACTACCGCGCGCGCCTCGCGAGCCTCGTGCGCGGCTTCATCGCCGGCGACGCCGCGAGCCGGCGCATCGTCGCGGCCATCGCCGTGGCCTTCATGCCCGCCGCGGTCCTCGGCTTTCTGCTCCACGGCCACATCAAGGAGCACCTCTTCGGCGCTCCGCCCGTCGGCGCCGCCCTCATCGTGGGCGGCGTCGTGATGATCGCGATCGAGCTGCTTCGCCGCAACAAGCCCCAGCCGTCCGCGGCGGGCGACGAGCTCGAGCAGATCACGCCGAAGCGCGCGCTCGTCATCGGCGTCTCGCAGTGCTTCGCCCTCTGGCCTGGCGCCTCGCGATCGATGACGAGCATCGTCGGCGGCCAGCTCGCGGGCATGGGCACCCCGGCGGCGGCGGAGTTCTCGTTCTTGCTCGCGATCCCCACCCTCGGCGCGGCCGCGCTCTACGACCTCGCCAAGGGCTGGCGCGCCCTCGCCGCTTCTCCGAGCGGGCCCACCGCGCTCGTCGTGGGGCTCGTCGTCTCCTTCGTCGTGGCCCTGCTCGTGATCGCGGCCTTCCTGCGTTACCTGAGGCGCTTCGGCCTCGCGCCGTTCGGCGCCTACCGCATCGCGCTCGGCGCGCTCGTCTTGCTCCTGCCCATGGCGGCTCGATAA
- a CDS encoding DoxX family protein, protein MSGAKDARPVETNAAPAESRVKIALRVLLAIAMVGVGITHFTSPEPFVAIVPRALPWPLALVYVSGVAEIAGGVGILVPPVRRAAGIGLIALYVAVFPANVNMALNDLPLGDAPAPAWALWARLPLQAVFIAWAYWVAVRRPGRVSSS, encoded by the coding sequence ATGTCTGGAGCCAAAGACGCGCGCCCCGTCGAAACCAACGCCGCGCCGGCCGAGAGCCGCGTGAAGATCGCGCTCCGCGTCCTGCTCGCCATCGCCATGGTCGGCGTCGGGATCACCCATTTCACGTCGCCCGAGCCCTTCGTGGCGATCGTCCCGCGGGCGCTGCCCTGGCCGCTCGCGCTCGTCTACGTGAGCGGCGTGGCCGAGATCGCGGGGGGCGTCGGCATCCTCGTTCCCCCCGTCCGGCGCGCGGCGGGCATCGGCCTCATCGCGCTTTACGTGGCGGTTTTTCCGGCGAACGTGAACATGGCGCTGAACGACCTGCCGCTCGGCGACGCGCCCGCGCCCGCGTGGGCGTTATGGGCGCGCCTGCCGCTCCAGGCCGTGTTCATTGCGTGGGCGTACTGGGTCGCCGTGCGACGACCCGGGCGGGTCAGCTCTTCTTGA